The genomic DNA TTCGGGAATGACTGCATCGCAGGGACTCCCGTCATCAGGCCGGGGCTTTGGCACCGTGAACTGCACATGCATTTTCAGAATAATCCGGGATAAAAGGGAAATGAAATAGTATATTTCACACCCTCTTTGATGATATGTTCGAAAATTAAAATCCGTGTATATCCGCCTGATCCGCGTGAATCCGTGTTCTATTGAATCGTGTAGACAGATATATACAGATCGGAAAGGATACGAATCGATGGGTAATATCGAAAAAATAGTCGTTCTCGATGGCTATACGCTCAATCCCGGAGACCTGAGCTGGGATGCCCTCCGGGAGCTCGGCGACTGCGACATCCATGACCGCACCGGCCCCCCCGATGTGCTCCGCCGTGCAGCGGGAGCGGGTATCGTGCTGACCAACAAAACCGTGCTCGACCGTCCCGTTATCGACAAGCTCCCCAAAATGAGATATATCGGCGTCATGGCGACAGGGTACAATGTCGTCGATCTCGATGCCGCCCGCGAACGGGGTATCCCGGTGACCAATGTTCCGGCATACAGCACGATGTCCGTGGCGCAGATGGTGTTCGCGCTGCTGTTCGAGATGACCCAGCATGTCGCCCATCACTCCGGTACCGTCCGCATCGGCAGATGGACATCGAATCCCGATTTCTGCTACTGGGACTACCCGCTCATCGAGCTCGACGGCCTTACGATGGGTATTGTCGGGTTCGGCAGGATCGGCAGGACAGTTGCCCGTATAGCATCGGCGTTCGGTATGAAGGTGCTCGTATACGACATCAGCCCGTTTCAGCCGGACAGCGCCGGTGTGATATTCACAGACCTCGACACGGTATTCATGACAAGCGATGTGGTAACCCTCCACTGTCCGCTGACACCCGAATCGGAGGGCATGATCAATGCAGCCCGTCTTGCGCTCATGAAGCCGTCGGCATACCTCGTCAATACCGGCAGAGGACCGCTTGTGAACCCGTACGACCTTGCCGAAGCGCTCAATACCGGGAAAATCGCGGGCGCCGCCATGGATGTGCTGCCGGTCGAGCCTCCCCCAGCGGATAATCCGCTCCTCAACGCGAAAAACTGCATCATCACCCCGCATATCGCGTGGGCGACGAGGGCTGCGCGGTCACGGCTCATGGGCATCGTGGTCGACAACGTTCGGGCGTTTCTCGCGGGAAACCCGAAGAATGTGGTGAACGGGGTGTGAATGAAAAAGTACAACAGTGTAACTATATCCATAGATGATCATGTAAAAGAAACCCTAATCACTTACTAAAGTAAAAAAGATATAAAATTGTATCAATAAATTTTTATTGAAATCTTTTCAGTATATTATTATATTATAAAGGCAAACTTTTTATTAA from bacterium includes the following:
- a CDS encoding D-2-hydroxyacid dehydrogenase — its product is MGNIEKIVVLDGYTLNPGDLSWDALRELGDCDIHDRTGPPDVLRRAAGAGIVLTNKTVLDRPVIDKLPKMRYIGVMATGYNVVDLDAARERGIPVTNVPAYSTMSVAQMVFALLFEMTQHVAHHSGTVRIGRWTSNPDFCYWDYPLIELDGLTMGIVGFGRIGRTVARIASAFGMKVLVYDISPFQPDSAGVIFTDLDTVFMTSDVVTLHCPLTPESEGMINAARLALMKPSAYLVNTGRGPLVNPYDLAEALNTGKIAGAAMDVLPVEPPPADNPLLNAKNCIITPHIAWATRAARSRLMGIVVDNVRAFLAGNPKNVVNGV